A DNA window from Micromonospora inyonensis contains the following coding sequences:
- a CDS encoding LacI family DNA-binding transcriptional regulator, translating into MAQKVTIATVARRAGVSRQTVSNVLNAPHVVREETRQRVQEAIDALGYRTNQAARQMRTGRSRLIAVRIEPTRDGINGSVLDRFLHGLSETAGTAGYRVMLYTAVDDEQEIREYGDLLGAYDLDAFVLTGTKRGDPRTAWLAARNVPFVTFGRPWDDPTAHPWVDVDGADGTAQATRRLLALGHRQIGFVGWPVGSGVGDDRRLGWEHTLRAAGVDPIDLDRRTEDGIVEGERAARSLLDAARPATALVCVSDSLALGALQAVRTADPAVPVIGFDDTPVAAAVGLTSVCQPLHQAAVRCVELLAGLLDDTPRQIHPQVLLKPHLVLRQTA; encoded by the coding sequence GTGGCACAGAAGGTGACCATCGCGACGGTGGCCCGGCGGGCCGGGGTCAGCCGTCAGACCGTCTCCAATGTGCTCAACGCCCCGCATGTCGTCCGCGAGGAGACCCGGCAGCGGGTGCAGGAGGCGATCGACGCCCTCGGCTACCGGACCAACCAGGCCGCCCGGCAGATGCGCACCGGCCGGTCCCGGCTGATCGCCGTGCGCATCGAGCCCACCCGGGACGGCATCAACGGCTCCGTGCTCGACCGCTTCCTGCACGGCCTCTCCGAGACCGCGGGCACCGCCGGCTACCGGGTGATGCTCTACACCGCCGTCGACGACGAGCAGGAGATCCGGGAGTACGGCGACCTGCTCGGCGCGTACGACCTCGACGCCTTCGTGCTCACCGGCACCAAGCGGGGCGACCCGCGTACCGCCTGGCTCGCCGCCCGGAACGTGCCCTTCGTGACCTTCGGACGGCCCTGGGACGACCCGACCGCCCACCCGTGGGTCGACGTGGACGGGGCCGACGGCACCGCCCAGGCGACCCGGCGGCTGCTGGCGCTCGGCCACCGGCAGATCGGCTTCGTCGGCTGGCCGGTCGGCTCCGGGGTCGGCGACGACCGACGCCTCGGCTGGGAGCACACCCTGCGGGCCGCCGGGGTCGACCCAATCGACCTGGACCGGCGGACCGAGGACGGCATCGTCGAGGGTGAGCGGGCTGCCCGTTCATTGCTCGATGCGGCCCGTCCGGCGACGGCCCTGGTCTGCGTCAGCGACTCGCTCGCCCTCGGTGCCCTCCAGGCCGTCCGCACCGCCGATCCCGCCGTCCCGGTGATCGGCTTCGACGACACCCCGGTCGCCGCCGCGGTCGGTCTGACCAGCGTCTGCCAGCCCCTGCACCAGGCCGCGGTGCGGTGCGTGGAACTGCTGGCCGGCCTGCTCGACGACACCCCCCGACAGATCCACCCCCAGGTGCTGCTGAAGCCCCACCTGGTGCTCCGGCAGACCGCGTGA
- a CDS encoding glycogen debranching N-terminal domain-containing protein, giving the protein MTERHLQPLLHELVGVVHAPTSALGDAAGQIRPVGVQGVFHADARVLSRAELRVDDREPEGLAAGADGPDGARFVSVARWLGDPHPDPTVRVDRLRRVTRDGLVEELHVASTASVGVRATVSVDLGCDLAPIEVVKSGDSRPALPARPGPDGGFGWAAGGVTVAVHGEGATAYVDGEHATAPRLAWPVDLPAGGGSAVLRWRLTVTDPRAVVVAPVDGPDWARPEVRADDRRLARLLDRSLADLRALRLAEPSHPEDVFLGAGVPWFLTLFGRDSLWAARMMLPLGTGLAASTLRVLARRQGTRVDPSTGEAPGKILHELRRHEFALSDAGLRLPPVYYGTVDATMLWINLLHDAWRWGLAAEQVEPLLPHLEAALHWLGTHADADGDGLVEYVDTTGHGLANQGWKDSGDAVRFADGTIARAPIVLAEVQGYAYEAAVNGAALLDAIGRPGGDAWREYAQRLSGRFRATFWVDGRHGPQPALALDRDKRPVDSLTSNIGHLLGTGLLDDDESTQVARLLATEEMTGGFGLRTMSRADGGFSPLSYHCGSIWTHDTAIVLGGLARTGLHDAARTLAEGLLRTAEAFDYRLPELYGGDDRDSLGRPVPYPAACRPQAWSAASAVLLLQAAVGLYPDVPSGRVALRPLAGPELGAVAVSGLRIAGTPVDVTVTGYGEVSLTNAPAHLAPGHLPTVPAPRTGTEALPFR; this is encoded by the coding sequence ATGACCGAACGGCACCTGCAACCCCTGCTGCACGAGCTGGTCGGAGTCGTCCACGCCCCGACCAGCGCACTCGGCGACGCGGCCGGGCAGATCCGGCCGGTCGGTGTGCAGGGCGTCTTCCACGCCGACGCCCGGGTGCTGTCCCGGGCCGAGCTACGCGTCGACGACCGGGAACCGGAAGGGCTGGCCGCCGGGGCGGACGGCCCCGACGGCGCCCGCTTCGTCAGCGTCGCCCGCTGGCTCGGCGACCCGCACCCCGACCCCACCGTCCGCGTCGACCGGCTGCGTCGGGTCACCCGCGACGGTCTGGTCGAGGAACTGCACGTGGCCTCCACCGCCTCGGTCGGCGTCCGGGCCACGGTCAGCGTCGACCTCGGCTGCGACCTGGCCCCGATCGAGGTGGTCAAGTCCGGTGACAGCCGACCGGCGCTGCCGGCCCGCCCCGGACCGGACGGCGGCTTCGGCTGGGCCGCCGGCGGGGTCACCGTCGCGGTCCACGGCGAGGGCGCGACCGCGTACGTCGACGGCGAGCACGCCACCGCCCCCCGGCTCGCCTGGCCGGTCGATCTCCCCGCCGGTGGTGGCAGCGCCGTGCTGCGCTGGCGACTGACCGTCACCGACCCCCGCGCCGTCGTGGTGGCCCCGGTGGACGGCCCCGACTGGGCCCGTCCCGAGGTACGCGCCGACGACCGCCGCCTGGCCCGCCTCCTCGACCGCTCCCTGGCCGACCTGCGCGCGCTGCGACTGGCCGAACCGAGCCACCCGGAGGACGTCTTCCTCGGCGCGGGCGTGCCCTGGTTCCTCACCCTCTTCGGCCGGGACAGCCTCTGGGCGGCCCGGATGATGCTCCCGCTCGGCACCGGCCTGGCCGCCAGCACGCTGCGGGTACTCGCCCGCCGGCAGGGCACCCGGGTCGACCCGTCCACCGGCGAGGCACCCGGCAAGATCCTGCACGAGCTGCGCCGCCACGAGTTCGCCCTCTCCGACGCCGGCCTGCGGCTCCCACCGGTCTACTACGGCACGGTCGACGCCACCATGCTCTGGATCAACCTGCTGCACGACGCGTGGCGCTGGGGTCTCGCCGCCGAGCAGGTCGAACCGCTGCTGCCCCACCTGGAGGCGGCGCTGCACTGGCTCGGCACACACGCCGACGCCGACGGCGACGGGCTCGTCGAGTACGTCGACACCACCGGGCACGGCCTGGCCAACCAGGGCTGGAAGGACTCCGGCGACGCGGTGCGCTTCGCCGACGGCACGATCGCGCGGGCCCCGATCGTGCTGGCCGAGGTGCAGGGGTACGCGTACGAGGCGGCGGTGAACGGCGCGGCCCTGCTCGACGCGATCGGTCGCCCCGGCGGGGACGCCTGGCGCGAGTACGCCCAGCGGCTCTCCGGGCGGTTCCGGGCCACGTTCTGGGTGGACGGCCGGCACGGCCCGCAGCCCGCTCTCGCCCTCGACCGGGACAAGCGCCCGGTCGACTCACTCACCAGCAACATCGGTCACCTGCTCGGCACCGGCCTGCTCGACGACGACGAGTCGACCCAGGTCGCGCGGCTGCTCGCCACCGAGGAGATGACCGGCGGCTTCGGGCTGCGCACCATGTCCCGGGCCGACGGCGGGTTCAGCCCGCTGTCGTACCACTGTGGGTCGATCTGGACCCACGACACCGCCATCGTGCTCGGCGGGCTGGCCCGGACGGGGCTGCACGACGCCGCGCGCACCCTGGCCGAGGGGCTGCTCCGCACCGCCGAGGCGTTCGACTACCGGCTGCCGGAGCTGTACGGCGGCGACGACCGGGACAGCCTGGGCCGTCCGGTGCCGTACCCGGCGGCGTGCCGCCCCCAGGCGTGGTCGGCGGCGAGCGCCGTCCTCCTCCTCCAGGCCGCCGTCGGCCTCTACCCGGACGTCCCCAGCGGGCGGGTGGCGCTCCGCCCGCTGGCCGGTCCCGAGCTGGGCGCCGTCGCGGTGAGCGGACTCCGGATCGCCGGCACCCCCGTCGACGTCACCGTCACCGGCTACGGCGAGGTCAGCCTGACCAACGCCCCCGCCCACCTGGCCCCGGGGCACCTGCCCACCGTTCCCGCCCCGCGCACCGGGACGGAGGCGCTCCCGTTCCGCTGA
- the dapB gene encoding 4-hydroxy-tetrahydrodipicolinate reductase has product MTDEQGKRRGGPVRVGVLGARGRMGVEVCRAVDAADDLDLVATIDQGDDLSVAAGAQVVVDFTTPDVVMDNLRWLIDRGISVVVGTSGFTEQRLDQVRGWLAGKPDVGVLIAPNFGIGAVLMMQFAAKAARYFESVEIVEQHHPRKLDAPSGTATHTARLVARARAEAGLGPSPDATTSEVPGARGAHVDGVRVHAVRATGLVAHQEVLFGTTGETLTIRHDSYDRASFMPGVLLAVRQVPQRPGLTIGLDPLL; this is encoded by the coding sequence GTGACTGACGAGCAGGGAAAGCGACGTGGTGGGCCGGTCCGGGTGGGCGTACTGGGTGCCCGGGGTCGGATGGGTGTCGAGGTGTGCAGGGCGGTCGACGCCGCCGACGACCTCGACCTGGTGGCGACGATCGACCAGGGTGACGACCTGTCCGTCGCCGCCGGCGCCCAGGTGGTCGTCGACTTCACCACGCCGGACGTGGTGATGGACAACCTGCGCTGGCTGATCGACCGGGGGATCAGCGTGGTGGTGGGCACCTCCGGTTTCACCGAGCAGCGGCTCGACCAGGTGCGCGGCTGGCTGGCCGGCAAACCCGACGTCGGCGTGCTGATCGCCCCGAACTTCGGCATCGGCGCGGTGCTGATGATGCAGTTCGCCGCGAAGGCCGCCCGGTACTTCGAGTCCGTGGAGATCGTCGAGCAGCACCATCCGCGCAAGCTGGACGCGCCGAGCGGCACCGCCACGCACACCGCCCGGCTGGTCGCGCGGGCCCGCGCCGAGGCCGGGCTGGGGCCGTCGCCGGACGCCACCACCAGCGAGGTGCCGGGCGCACGGGGTGCCCACGTCGACGGGGTACGCGTGCACGCGGTCCGGGCCACCGGTCTGGTCGCCCACCAGGAGGTGCTCTTCGGCACCACCGGCGAGACGCTCACCATCCGGCACGACTCCTACGACCGGGCCTCCTTCATGCCCGGCGTCCTGCTCGCCGTCCGCCAGGTCCCGCAGCGACCCGGCCTGACCATCGGCCTCGACCCGCTCCTCTGA
- a CDS encoding M16 family metallopeptidase, with amino-acid sequence MSRVDHATFPAGRRGTGHRARAAGADRPTAAARAVTRTLSDDPLGGTVRRTVLPSGLRVLTEAIPAMRSVSFGIWVAVGSRDETGPQSGAAHFLEHLLFKGTHKRTALDISAEIEAVGGETNAFTTKEYTCYYARVLDEDLPLAIDVMCDLVADSLIEAADVETERGVILEEIAMHDDEPGDEVHDIFARAVYGDHPLGRLISGTEETVTPMTRRQIQGFYRKRYVAPQIVVAAAGNLDHATVVKLVRQALRDTPLDTEPASPAPQRANRPAVRTRSATTVVEPKETEQAHVILGCPGIDRLDERRFALGVLNNVLGGGMSSRLFQEIREQRGLAYSVYSYASQYADSGLFAVYAGCAPGKVDEVLELARAELRRVAADGLTGAEVARGKGMSKGSFVLGLEDTGSRMSRLAKGELLYGELMPVDELLSRVDAVTVDDVNTLAAELLSRPMSLAVVGPFGEGDFPG; translated from the coding sequence GTGAGTCGGGTCGACCACGCAACCTTCCCCGCAGGCCGACGGGGTACGGGTCACCGGGCCCGCGCCGCCGGTGCCGACCGGCCGACCGCCGCCGCCCGGGCGGTGACCCGGACACTGAGCGACGACCCGTTGGGCGGAACGGTACGGCGTACCGTGCTCCCCAGCGGGCTGCGCGTGCTCACCGAGGCGATCCCGGCGATGCGCAGCGTCTCGTTCGGGATCTGGGTGGCGGTCGGCTCGCGGGACGAGACCGGCCCGCAGTCCGGTGCCGCGCACTTCCTGGAGCACCTGCTCTTCAAGGGCACCCACAAGCGGACCGCGCTGGACATCTCCGCCGAGATCGAGGCGGTGGGTGGTGAGACGAACGCGTTCACCACCAAGGAGTACACCTGCTACTACGCCCGGGTGCTCGACGAGGACCTGCCACTGGCCATCGACGTGATGTGCGACCTGGTCGCCGACTCGCTGATCGAGGCGGCGGACGTCGAGACCGAGCGCGGGGTGATCCTCGAAGAGATCGCCATGCACGACGACGAGCCCGGCGACGAGGTGCACGACATCTTCGCCCGGGCGGTCTACGGCGACCACCCGCTGGGCCGGCTGATCTCCGGTACCGAGGAGACGGTCACCCCGATGACCCGCCGGCAGATCCAGGGCTTCTACCGGAAGCGGTACGTCGCACCGCAGATCGTCGTCGCCGCCGCCGGCAACCTCGACCACGCCACCGTGGTGAAGCTGGTCCGGCAGGCGCTGCGCGACACGCCGCTGGACACGGAACCGGCGTCCCCGGCCCCGCAGCGGGCGAACCGGCCGGCGGTCCGGACGAGGTCCGCCACCACCGTGGTCGAGCCGAAGGAGACCGAGCAGGCGCACGTGATCCTCGGCTGCCCCGGCATCGACCGGCTGGACGAGCGTCGTTTCGCCCTGGGCGTGCTCAACAACGTGCTCGGCGGCGGCATGTCCAGCCGGCTGTTCCAGGAGATCCGGGAGCAGCGCGGGCTGGCGTACTCGGTCTACTCCTACGCCAGCCAGTACGCCGACTCCGGGCTGTTCGCCGTCTACGCCGGCTGCGCGCCCGGGAAGGTGGACGAGGTGCTGGAGCTGGCCCGCGCCGAGCTGCGCCGGGTGGCCGCGGACGGGCTGACCGGGGCCGAGGTGGCCCGGGGCAAGGGCATGTCCAAGGGCTCCTTCGTGCTCGGCCTGGAGGACACCGGCTCCCGGATGAGCCGGCTGGCCAAGGGGGAACTGCTCTACGGCGAGCTGATGCCCGTCGACGAACTGCTGTCCCGGGTGGACGCGGTCACCGTGGACGACGTCAACACCCTCGCCGCCGAGCTGCTCAGCCGACCCATGTCGCTGGCCGTGGTGGGCCCGTTCGGCGAGGGCGACTTCCCGGGCTGA
- a CDS encoding polyribonucleotide nucleotidyltransferase: MTENRLGTESRTAVIDNGALGTREITFSTGRLARQAAGSVIAQLGETVVLSATTAGKQPKEQFDFFPLTVDVEERMYAAGRIPGSFFRREGRPSEDAILTCRLIDRPLRPSFVKGLRNEVQVVETILALDPQHPYDVVAINAASMSTKLSGLPFSGPIGATRMAHVDGQWVAFPTRDELARATFDMVVAGRALADGDVAIMMVEAEATEHTVALVAGGATAPTEEVVASGLEAAKPAIRELCRAQSELAEVAAKPVAEFPVFLDYQEDVFAAVADLVRAEVAEALKIAGKADREEALDRIKAKVAEELGPRFEGREKELSAAFRSLTKSEVRNRVLREQVRIDGRGPRDIRPLTAEVGVLPRVHGSALFERGETQILGVTTLNMLRMEQMLDTLAPETRKRYMHNYNFPPYSTGETGRVGSPKRREIGHGALAERALIPVLPSREEFPYAIRQVSEALGSNGSTSMGSVCASTLGLLSAGVPLKAPVAGIAMGLISDEVEGKTEYVTLTDILGAEDAFGDMDFKVAGTRDFVTALQLDTKLDGIPSDVLAAALQQAHEARQTILDVMQAAIEAPATMSEYAPRVTTVKIPVDKIGMVIGPKGQTINAIQDETGAEISIEDDGTIYVGATNGPSAQAAVDRINGIANPTLPKAGERFLGTVVKTAAFGAFISLLPGRDGLLHISKVGDGKRVEKVEDFLNVGDKVEVEIADIDARGKIYLDKVRPEGAEAPAAAEEGERPASRDRGDRGPRGDRGERPSRGEGGEGGERPRREGGEGGDSRPRRRTRHS, from the coding sequence ATGACCGAGAACCGACTCGGCACCGAATCCCGTACCGCCGTGATCGACAACGGTGCCCTCGGCACCCGCGAGATCACCTTCTCCACCGGCCGGCTCGCCCGGCAGGCCGCCGGTTCCGTCATCGCCCAGCTCGGCGAGACGGTCGTCCTCTCCGCCACCACGGCCGGCAAGCAGCCGAAGGAGCAGTTCGACTTCTTCCCGCTGACCGTCGACGTCGAGGAGCGGATGTACGCCGCGGGCCGGATCCCCGGCTCGTTCTTCCGCCGCGAGGGCCGGCCCAGCGAGGACGCGATCCTCACCTGCCGGCTGATCGACCGGCCGTTGCGCCCGTCGTTCGTCAAGGGCCTGCGCAACGAGGTCCAGGTCGTCGAGACCATCCTGGCGCTCGACCCGCAGCACCCGTACGACGTGGTGGCGATCAACGCCGCGTCGATGTCGACCAAGCTCTCCGGCCTGCCGTTCTCCGGCCCGATCGGGGCGACCCGGATGGCGCACGTCGACGGTCAGTGGGTCGCCTTCCCGACCCGCGACGAGCTGGCCCGGGCCACCTTCGACATGGTGGTCGCCGGCCGGGCGCTGGCCGACGGCGACGTCGCGATCATGATGGTCGAGGCCGAGGCCACCGAGCACACCGTGGCGCTGGTCGCCGGTGGCGCGACCGCCCCGACCGAGGAGGTCGTCGCCAGCGGCCTGGAGGCCGCCAAGCCGGCCATCCGTGAGCTGTGCCGGGCGCAGAGCGAGCTGGCCGAGGTGGCCGCGAAGCCGGTCGCCGAGTTCCCGGTCTTCCTGGACTACCAGGAGGACGTCTTCGCGGCGGTGGCCGACCTGGTCCGCGCCGAGGTCGCCGAGGCTCTCAAGATCGCTGGCAAGGCCGACCGCGAGGAGGCTCTGGACCGGATCAAGGCCAAGGTCGCCGAGGAGCTCGGCCCGCGCTTCGAGGGCCGGGAGAAGGAACTCAGCGCCGCCTTCCGCTCGCTGACCAAGTCCGAGGTGCGCAACCGGGTGCTGCGCGAGCAGGTCCGCATCGACGGCCGGGGCCCGCGCGACATCCGTCCGCTGACCGCCGAGGTCGGGGTGCTGCCCCGGGTGCACGGCTCGGCGCTCTTCGAGCGGGGCGAGACGCAGATCCTCGGCGTCACCACGCTGAACATGCTGCGCATGGAGCAGATGCTGGACACGCTCGCGCCGGAGACGCGCAAGCGCTACATGCACAACTACAACTTCCCGCCGTACTCGACCGGTGAGACCGGCCGGGTCGGCTCGCCGAAGCGGCGCGAGATCGGCCACGGCGCGCTGGCCGAGCGGGCGCTGATCCCGGTGCTGCCGTCGCGCGAGGAGTTCCCGTACGCCATCCGGCAGGTCTCCGAGGCGCTCGGCTCGAACGGCTCGACGTCGATGGGTTCGGTCTGCGCCTCCACCCTGGGCCTGCTCTCGGCGGGTGTGCCGTTGAAGGCTCCGGTCGCCGGCATCGCCATGGGCCTCATCTCCGACGAGGTCGAGGGCAAGACCGAGTACGTGACGCTGACCGACATCCTCGGTGCCGAGGACGCCTTCGGTGACATGGACTTCAAGGTCGCCGGCACCCGGGACTTCGTCACCGCGCTCCAGCTCGACACCAAGCTCGACGGCATCCCGTCGGACGTGCTGGCCGCCGCGCTCCAGCAGGCGCACGAGGCCCGGCAGACCATCCTCGACGTGATGCAGGCGGCGATCGAGGCCCCGGCCACGATGTCGGAGTACGCGCCGCGGGTCACCACCGTCAAGATCCCGGTCGACAAGATCGGCATGGTGATCGGCCCGAAGGGCCAGACCATCAACGCCATCCAGGACGAGACCGGCGCCGAGATCTCCATCGAGGACGACGGCACGATCTACGTCGGTGCCACCAACGGCCCCTCCGCCCAGGCGGCGGTCGACCGGATCAACGGCATCGCCAACCCGACCCTGCCGAAGGCGGGCGAGCGGTTCCTCGGCACGGTGGTCAAGACCGCCGCGTTCGGGGCCTTCATCTCGCTCCTGCCGGGCCGCGACGGCCTGCTGCACATCTCCAAGGTGGGCGACGGCAAGCGGGTCGAGAAGGTCGAGGACTTCCTCAACGTCGGCGACAAGGTCGAGGTGGAGATCGCGGACATCGATGCCCGCGGCAAGATCTACCTGGACAAGGTCCGTCCGGAGGGCGCCGAGGCGCCGGCCGCCGCCGAGGAGGGCGAGCGTCCGGCCAGCCGGGACCGGGGTGACCGTGGTCCGCGTGGCGACCGGGGCGAGCGCCCGAGCCGGGGCGAGGGCGGCGAGGGCGGCGAGCGCCCGCGCCGGGAGGGTGGCGAGGGCGGCGACTCCCGTCCGCGTCGCCGGACCCGGCACAGCTGA
- the rpsO gene encoding 30S ribosomal protein S15, translated as MALDQEAKAKIRAEYATAEGDTGSPEVQVAVLTKRIAELTEHLKVHKHDHHSRRGLLLLVGRRRRLLNYVQKKDINRYRSLIERLGLRR; from the coding sequence ATGGCGCTCGACCAGGAAGCCAAGGCCAAGATCCGCGCGGAGTACGCGACCGCCGAGGGGGACACCGGTTCCCCCGAGGTCCAGGTGGCGGTGCTCACCAAGCGGATCGCCGAGCTCACCGAGCACCTGAAGGTGCACAAGCACGACCACCACAGCCGTCGTGGGCTGCTGCTGCTGGTCGGCCGTCGCCGTCGGCTGCTCAACTACGTCCAGAAGAAGGACATCAACCGCTACCGGTCGCTCATCGAGCGGCTCGGCCTGCGCCGGTGA
- a CDS encoding bifunctional riboflavin kinase/FAD synthetase yields MQRWRGYEAVPGGWGRSVVTIGVFDGVHRGHQATIGHAVARARELGVRSVVVTFDPHPAEVVRPGSHPAVLTEPARKAELVEALGVDVLCVVPFTPEFSRLPAEQFVHDILVEHLHAALVVVGENFRFGHRAAGDVALLERLGRTFGFAVEGAPLVAADGTVFSSTYIRACVAAGDVGPAAAALGRPHRLEGVVVRGDQRGRELGFPTANLLCHRYAAVPADGIYAARLSWRGRSEPLAAAVSIGTNPTFSGRERRVEAYALDFSGDLYGERLALDFVAHLREQRRYDAIEPLVAQMNEDVARTRAALG; encoded by the coding sequence ATGCAGCGCTGGCGGGGTTACGAGGCGGTGCCCGGGGGCTGGGGGCGTTCGGTGGTCACCATCGGCGTCTTCGACGGGGTGCACCGCGGTCACCAGGCCACCATCGGCCACGCCGTGGCACGGGCCCGGGAGTTGGGCGTCAGGTCGGTGGTGGTGACCTTCGACCCGCACCCGGCCGAGGTCGTCCGCCCCGGATCCCATCCGGCGGTGCTCACCGAGCCGGCGCGCAAGGCCGAACTGGTCGAGGCGCTCGGCGTGGACGTGCTCTGCGTGGTGCCCTTCACGCCCGAGTTCTCCCGGCTGCCGGCCGAGCAGTTCGTGCACGACATCCTGGTGGAACACCTGCACGCCGCGCTGGTGGTGGTCGGCGAGAACTTCCGTTTCGGCCACCGGGCCGCCGGTGACGTGGCGCTGCTGGAACGACTCGGCCGGACGTTCGGGTTCGCCGTCGAGGGCGCGCCCCTGGTCGCCGCGGACGGCACGGTCTTCTCCTCGACGTACATCCGGGCCTGCGTCGCCGCCGGCGACGTCGGGCCGGCCGCGGCGGCGCTCGGTCGCCCGCACCGGCTGGAGGGGGTGGTGGTCCGGGGGGACCAGCGCGGCCGGGAACTGGGGTTCCCCACCGCCAACCTGCTCTGCCACCGGTACGCGGCGGTGCCCGCCGACGGCATCTACGCCGCCCGGCTGAGCTGGCGGGGCCGGTCGGAACCGCTCGCGGCGGCGGTCTCCATCGGCACCAACCCGACCTTCTCCGGCCGTGAGCGTCGGGTCGAGGCGTACGCGCTGGACTTCAGCGGGGACCTCTACGGCGAGCGGCTCGCGCTGGACTTCGTGGCACACCTGCGTGAGCAGCGCCGGTACGACGCGATCGAGCCGCTCGTCGCGCAGATGAACGAGGACGTCGCGCGTACCCGCGCGGCGCTGGGCTGA
- the truB gene encoding tRNA pseudouridine(55) synthase TruB has translation MSADGLIVVDKPGGMTSHDVVARIRRLARTRRVGHGGTLDPMATGVLVIGVGRATRLLTYVIGATKSYTATIRLGQTTVTDDAEGEVTATTSAAGVTDEAVRSALAALTGEIDQVPSAVSAIKVDGQRAYKRVRDGETVALAARRVTVSRLAVLAVRRGAPDLVDVDVDVTCSSGTYIRAIARDAGLALGVGGHLTALRRTAVGGFTLAEAATLPELEQRAPDVVPLPLAAAADRFFPRRDASGDEARVLSHGGPLVPAGIAGPYAVFGPAGELIAIVSEREGRARAEIVLAPA, from the coding sequence GTGAGCGCAGACGGTCTGATCGTGGTCGACAAGCCCGGTGGCATGACGTCCCACGACGTGGTGGCACGGATCCGGCGGCTGGCCCGCACCCGGCGGGTGGGGCACGGCGGCACGCTCGACCCGATGGCCACCGGGGTGCTGGTCATCGGGGTCGGCCGGGCCACCCGGCTGCTCACGTACGTGATCGGCGCGACGAAGAGCTACACCGCCACCATCCGGCTCGGGCAGACCACGGTCACCGACGACGCCGAGGGGGAGGTCACCGCCACCACCTCCGCCGCCGGAGTGACCGACGAGGCGGTCCGGTCCGCCCTGGCCGCCCTCACCGGCGAGATCGACCAGGTGCCGAGCGCGGTCAGCGCCATCAAGGTGGACGGCCAGCGGGCCTACAAGCGGGTCCGGGACGGCGAGACCGTGGCGCTGGCCGCCCGCCGGGTCACCGTCTCCCGGCTGGCCGTGCTCGCCGTCCGTCGCGGCGCGCCGGACCTGGTCGACGTGGACGTCGACGTCACCTGCTCCTCCGGCACGTACATCCGGGCCATCGCCCGGGACGCCGGCCTCGCGCTGGGCGTCGGTGGGCATCTCACCGCGCTGCGCCGGACCGCGGTCGGCGGGTTCACGCTGGCCGAGGCGGCGACCCTGCCGGAGCTGGAACAGCGGGCCCCCGACGTGGTCCCGCTCCCGCTCGCGGCGGCGGCCGACCGGTTCTTTCCGCGCCGGGACGCCAGCGGTGACGAGGCCCGGGTGCTCTCCCACGGTGGACCGTTGGTCCCGGCCGGCATCGCCGGCCCCTACGCGGTCTTCGGCCCCGCCGGGGAGCTGATCGCTATCGTCAGCGAGCGGGAGGGCCGGGCCCGCGCGGAGATCGTGCTCGCCCCGGCCTGA